A stretch of DNA from Allomeiothermus silvanus DSM 9946:
GCAACACGAAAGGCGGCGGGGTGAGTGGGTTGGCCGCGCTGTACACCAGCCGCGGGTTTAGCGTGTAGCCGAGCGAGCTATACCACTCGACGAGGCGGTATTGGTCGTGCCGGACGGCCAGACGCAGTTCGTTCAGTCCGAGGGCCTGCGCCTTTTCTTCCAATACTCCTATCAGCTTTGGTCCCCAGCCTTGCTTGCGGTGTTCCGCGAGTACGCCCAGCTTCTTGATCTCCCCTACCCCCCGCTCGAACGGGTGGGGAACCAGGCGCACCGTGGCGATAATCTTCCCCTCCCGCTCGACCACCCAGCCGTAGCCTTTCTCGAGGTCGGCCCGCACCTTCTCTGCTGTCTCCTGGTGACCGCTCGAGTCGGGCGCAACCTTTCCGGCCCAGGCGGTACGGATCATCTGGGCGATGGCTGAGGCGTCCTCGAGTTGGGCTAAGCGAATGTGGGCCACCTGGTTATCTCCCGCCGGTCGCCTAATCCTTTGGCTGGGCCTTGGCACGCACCCTCAGCCGTAGGGAGTTCAGCTTAATGAAGCCATCGGCGTCGGCCTGGTTGTACCCCCCTTTCTCGTCAAAGCTGACCAGGCTTTTATCGTAGAGGCTGATGGGAGACTTGCGCCCGGCGACGATCACGTTGCCCTTGTAGAGCTTGAGCCGCGCGGTGCCGGTAACGGTCTTCGCCACGTGATCAAAGTACGCCTGCAGGGCTTCCCGCTCGGGGGCAAACCAGAAGCCGTTGTAGACCAACTCGGCGTACTTGATGGCCAATTGGTCGCGCTGGTGCAGCACCTCGCGGTCTAAGGTGAGGCTTTCCACCGCACGGCGGGCGTGATATAGCAGCGTCCCGCCGGGGGTTTCGTACACCCCCCTAGATTTCATGCCTACAAAGCGGTTTTCCACCAGGTCTACCCGGCCCACCGCATTACGGCCCCCGATCTCGTTGAGCCGGGTCAGCAAGGCCGCCGGGGAAAGGCGCTCCCCGTTGACCGCCACCGGGTCACCCTCCACGAAATCTACTTCGACATACTCGTATTGGTCGGGAGCTTTTTCGGGATCAAGGGTGAGGCGGAACATCCCCGCCGGGGGTTCGTTCCAGGGGTCTTCCAGCACACCCCCCTCATAGGAGATGTGCAGCAGGTTGGCGTCCATGGAGTAGGGCTTCTCGATGGTCACGGGGATAGGGATCCCGTGCTGGGCAGCGTACGCGATCATCTCGCTGCGGCCCACGAAGCTCCACTCCCGCCAGGGGGCGATCACCTTGATGGAGGGCTCGAGGGCGTAGGCGGTGAGTTCGAA
This window harbors:
- a CDS encoding GNAT family N-acetyltransferase → MAHIRLAQLEDASAIAQMIRTAWAGKVAPDSSGHQETAEKVRADLEKGYGWVVEREGKIIATVRLVPHPFERGVGEIKKLGVLAEHRKQGWGPKLIGVLEEKAQALGLNELRLAVRHDQYRLVEWYSSLGYTLNPRLVYSAANPLTPPPFVLHKNLEVHL
- a CDS encoding argininosuccinate synthase, whose protein sequence is MKIVLAYSGGLDTSIILKWLIENYNAEVICFTADIGQGEEVEEARLKALRTGASKAYALDLREEFVADFVFPMFRSGALYEGYYLLGTSIARPLIAKHLVRIAQEEGAEAIAHGATGKGNDQVRFELTAYALEPSIKVIAPWREWSFVGRSEMIAYAAQHGIPIPVTIEKPYSMDANLLHISYEGGVLEDPWNEPPAGMFRLTLDPEKAPDQYEYVEVDFVEGDPVAVNGERLSPAALLTRLNEIGGRNAVGRVDLVENRFVGMKSRGVYETPGGTLLYHARRAVESLTLDREVLHQRDQLAIKYAELVYNGFWFAPEREALQAYFDHVAKTVTGTARLKLYKGNVIVAGRKSPISLYDKSLVSFDEKGGYNQADADGFIKLNSLRLRVRAKAQPKD